GACTGGAATTCTGCAAATGGTTTTATCGGCTTCTGAACTCCCAGAATCCTTTGCTAGAAGAACAGTCGAAAGAGTGGGGCCCCCAGCACTTTTGGGAAGATGTTATACTTAAGTTTTCCTACAGAACATCTGAGCAGCACATGGAGGTGTACACTGGTGCAATTATGGTCAGCCTTCGTTTATTAGCACTGACAAAAGATGAGCATCTATTCCTGAATCCTAACCTGACTGGTGGTGGACTGAAGTGTATCCATTCACCTCATGGATTAGTTATTATTGCAGTGGCTGGCACCATTCACAGAGAGTCAGTTTGCCTGGGAATTTTCGAACAAATCTTTGGTCTTATCCGTTGTCCAAGCAGTGAGAACAATTGGAAGATGAAATTTGTTCACCTAAAGATCACTGGTCATGGCACAGCAGTGCCAGCGACTGTCCAGTCCAATGAGGCTTCACAGCCACCCATCATCAAATATGAATCCAATGAACTACTGCAAGTTTTTGAAGAACACACTGTAGGAGTTTGTGATTGAGGTTGTGTGGCCTGTTGGAACTTTTTGAAAAATTGTTTCATCTGTCAACTGTTCATTATTGCTTTATAAAATCAAAAGTGCAGCTTTACATTTGTGCTAGAAGACAATGCACTATATTACAACACAACCAGTACTACAATTCATACTGATATGTaaatactggtttaaaaaaaactataaaaaCGGACTACATTGCTTGCCCATGCAACATCCTAACAGTATATGCAATATTGTCAAAAATTCAGTGTGAGGAAATGTTATAAAACTGGTCCTTACCAAAGGATGAATGTTATTTCAACAAATGctctcttctctcctcccacaccttTTGCTGGCTATGGACATATTTGCTCCCTTTTTTGATTGTAACCACTAAAT
The genomic region above belongs to Heterodontus francisci isolate sHetFra1 chromosome 10, sHetFra1.hap1, whole genome shotgun sequence and contains:
- the LOC137374216 gene encoding uncharacterized protein C3orf38-like translates to MAGAVSFGILLPGSGVTAGRSGTSVRVPADSGAVVLRGLGAHRDREVSVMSMLSEKERCGCREILLCLGQSELLSVADTVTNRMLKIENGAGGWWLPGPGPQPPTNNSSESSSGNDVPQKDIAADFKNDYHSMGLEFCKWFYRLLNSQNPLLEEQSKEWGPQHFWEDVILKFSYRTSEQHMEVYTGAIMVSLRLLALTKDEHLFLNPNLTGGGLKCIHSPHGLVIIAVAGTIHRESVCLGIFEQIFGLIRCPSSENNWKMKFVHLKITGHGTAVPATVQSNEASQPPIIKYESNELLQVFEEHTVGVCD